Within Oryzias melastigma strain HK-1 linkage group LG23, ASM292280v2, whole genome shotgun sequence, the genomic segment AGTTTATTTGATAGTTTTTGGTAGAATTAATAAACTTAGCTATGTAGAAATAATTCAGATCTAATGAACGACCTTTACTGTTTTTCAGACCTATGGCACATTTAAAACCCTTGAAAAGGTCCGTCTTCTTACCTGTTTTACAACTACAAAGTTGTAGCACTTGATTGATTGTTGGAGCACTGTGGATACCgtagtcaggagcctggtgGAATGACCTTTACTATTCTTCAATTGAACCTCATTCTATGGGGCTCAGGTCCAACTGACTGTGGAGGCCAGCTCATCTGCAGCAGCGATCCATCACTCCTGATCAAACAGCCTTTGCAGCCTTCAGTGAGAATCTACggtcatgaaaataaagaaaccctTTGCATGAGAGGGTGTCTCCAAACGTTTGCGTGTACTGTACAtctggatatagtttactctgaaaggcttaagaaatcCAAATGAAACCGCCTctatgtgtgaaatgtgttagCTGTTGTTACCCATTCACACTGACTTCAATGCACCATCATAGTGCAGAAGAGGTTTATTTAATGAATGTATTAACTTATTTTTGATAATGTCAGAATcagtaaaattatttcaataacAGTCATTGAATCATTTCACTGATAATAGCTTCAGATGACCAGCTACAGCAGCTCTCCAGCTGTAGATCTAGCAGTTCCTCCACCTGGATCTCACTGCTTGTCCGTCACCCGTCGTCTCATCTCCTGAGGTATTTACTCATAATGTTTTACTTATATTACACATTACGTCTTCTTGGACCCGAGATTTCATGGAACCGTACCTCTGAGACTTTCATTTCTCCAATAGTACTACAATATTCTTCAACCAAAGTCTATCAAGAAGAAAAGCATTTGATTCATCCAATCCCATGTCTCATCCCCAAATCAATCATCCAGTGTGTTGCGCCTGAGAACGGGTCAAATAATATTTCTAAAGGAACATATAATATCAGCAAACGAGTTCATAGACTGAAACGGATCATTTCTTTACTGCTTTTGCTCTCTGGTAATGTGCAACTTGATCCTGGGCCTTTACAAGTCATTACACCTGAACACTGTAATGTAGAACTGGGCTTGGATTTCTGAACTTCAGTGTAAGAAGTTTGTTGCCAAAACTGGACTTGATCAAGTTATGGGTTCTCACAACTAATCCTGATATAACTGTTCTGTCAGAGACCTGGTAGAATAAGGCTGATGCTGACAGTGAAATCGCTATTCAAGGCTATAATGTGTATAGAGCCGATAGAGCTGCTAAGGGCGGTGGAGTAGCTCTCTATGTCAACTCTAAATTTTGCCGTTCTGTAACCATATCAATCACTAAACCCAAGCAATTTGAGCTATTAGCCATCCGAGTGAATCTGACtgaagttttatattttactttagttGGTTGTTACagatcaccttcatccaaaccAGAAACTCTGTCCTCTCTCTCCAAAGAGCTCCACAGCCTCTGTGATACAGAAATATTAATAATGGGGGATTTCAACTGGAATTGgctttctcctgtttctgatcattttaagGAACTGTGTGATTCATTGTCACCCGATTAAATCCAGTTGATTCAAATAAATCCACTCTGTTGGATCCAACACTAGCTAATAAACCCCATAAGTTTAGTTCCTCTGCAATGATGTTAGTGATCATTGCGCTATTGCAGTAATAAGAGATGACAAAATAGTAAAATCTAAACCCTGTCACATTCTTAAAAGatgttttgagcattttttacaGCGGTGATATTCACCGCATTCAGTTAATTCAAGACGTAGAATGCGactgaacattttcatcagacttgttaaaaaatgtaggaTTTCTGGGCGAAATAATCTAATGGGTTAGTCCCTCTTTCATCTCCACCAGTGTCATTCAGATCCTCTGCCTGTTTCATCTATTACAGTATCTTCTGATTCTTCTCCTGCAACCAAATCTGTCATCCAACCAATTTCCAATTCAGATTTGCTGTAGACCCTGAAAGCCATTGATCCAAAAAAATCTCCTGGTCCACACGACCTAGACCCCCACTTTTGTAGTTGAACCCATCACCCAGATTCTCAACGTAAGTATTCAGTCACATATAATTCCCAAAGTTCGGATGGCAGCTCATGTTCTCCCTCTATTGAAAGATGGAGATCAATCTATATTTTCtatattgtctttatttttagcatcttttttaatttagtgaTTTACAGACATACTTGGCGGTGAAGTAACAGAGCTGCCgctgatgttttttgttttgttttgatgtttttctgataTTCAGTACGGCACTGCTAGTTGTGATATGGCAAGGACAGAGATGTTTACTATCATTTCAGGGGATTTTTCAGGCTTTATGCACCTTTGACACGTCCGTGCACGCATGAGCTTCACCACagagaacattttctctctgccATGGTTTAACCATCCCTAGACTCCTCCAACCTCCTCACCACAAACAGTCTCAATTTCTGATTGGCTCTGCCTCTGTCTGTGCACCCAATTAGTGCAGTGGGTGGGACCAAACTGAAGACAGAGGTGTGCCCGCCTCCGAGCCAAAAACAACCAGTTCAATATCGGACGTCAGATTAAAAGAAGACTTAATAGCCAATATTGACAGATGCTGATATTTATATTGGTCAACTCCTAAATATGACCCGTCTAAAACTGTCAtcatatttcattaatttatggatgaattcattattttttcaagaaaccAGGACTTACTATTCATTGATATTCAGCTGCTGTGACAAAATCATCCAAATGTGTTCATTAATGTCAGTGTttgtttcaaacaataaaatggaAACACGAAAAGCCCCAATTATCCTCAAGTCTAAATAGAACAGCTTTGGTTGAATCAAATGAAGGGGGAAGAGCAGTCTAcatactttttttccacataaatgtacttttatttaggtgtttttcatgtttatttcaaacacaTGTTTCTTGAGTTGATCAACGGTTCTCCTCCTAACTTCCTTTCTCCACCTTGCTTTTATCATCTGAGTGATTGATCTCTATCTGAGGATCTGGCTCCCAACAGACCAGATCTTTGCCTGCTTCATCAGTGACATGAAGAGTGAACTCAGTCGTGGTCTGTGTACAGCCTTTAGGCTCATTATCTTGTGAGGGCTGTCCTTTTCTGTCAACCACTTGTTCCTTCTCACAATCTGTGGTACCCTCCGGGTCATGAGGCAACTTGGGACTCATAGATGTGCCAGCGCCTTCAGTGGGGTTTGATGGGACTTTGAGTTCAATATCCTTAGAGGGATTGCTGCgctgtgtttctttttcctcatcttGTCCACAAAACTGTTGCCGGAGGAGGATGATGACAGCAATCATGAAGAAATAGGAGGAACCACTGAGGCAGGTGATCAGACCCAAGAAAATAACTCTGAAAAGGCAAaggtagatttaaaaaaaggaaaaatcacaCAATTGTAGAGTGGCAttacagtattcccccttattcgcggggttagggaccggagagaTCTGCGAATAAGCCGAATACGTGAATATGAAGAGactttttagaggattactcttaagtgcatgaacggatcaaaataaaGCGTTGGAGTGCTTTATAGAGTAGAATACACTCGAAACctcaaaagtagaattttcatggtagggccctttggcataaagattttttttaattgaataatttaatgaacaaaactttattgaacaaaagACTGTACCTCCACAACAGCCTACTTCATGAGGCAGATGAATGTCGCTCATCTCTCTGCCTTTAAATCAGGATTGCATTTGTTTCCTCCATCAAacaataaacacctgctccagTCTGCGATCATCTACTTctgcatatcaggatttttttcagacacttctgagtcagctgattccatttctccatgcaggtgGATGCTGTGGAGCGCAGCACTTCCCTTATATGCAGAATTAAGCGTCTTCAATTGTTAGAGTTTTTTGATGAACCAGAAGAGTCatatgactaaaaaaaataatctgcacatACGTGACACCGCGACTACAGAAACACGAATAAGTGGGGGAACACTGTCGGTCCTTGAGTTACCTGTACATGTCTGACTCATAAAGGCGACACGCCCCCTTGCCTCCACACTTCTTCACGGACCACTTCAGGCACGTTGAGTCAATCAGAGCTCCAAAATACACTGGTGCTGGGATTCCACCTGCAAGCAAATAATGAAACGAgtgttttctcaaaaaacatttcttcataaAGCACCAGATTCTCTTTCAATGGTTAGGGGTTTGGACTTTCAACAAGCTGACTCCTGATTTGCCATAGTGTTTGCCATAGAAACCTCCACTCAGACTGATTGAGACCAATCACTGACAATTTCTGTCTCTAACTTGGCGGCACCTATATTACCATAATGGGCCACTGAACTGACTTAGTTTGTGGAAGTAAGACATTGTCTAGAGTTGAAATCActcttggtccagttctcaaagacattcaaagaaacagacaaaaaaataacagaaaatctgTTAGAAGACAGAAGACACGCAAGTGACTCCAAGACCGACATACGAGTCATGTTAAGCTTCAAGAACCTCAAAATCAGCTGGTAAAGATTAATCTTACCAAGAGTCCTGGTTACCAAGACCTGAATTCCTAGTGCAAGAGACTTTAGCTCTGGTGAGATGCATCTGTAATCACAGCACAAGACAAAAGAGTGAAAATTAGTCAGATAGATTGACTTTAATGATCCTAAAGGGAAGTTATTGGATCTGCTGAAACCCCATACAAGATAAAggataaaatgaataaaatacatcaaaagaagataagatatataaaataacaagTACAAGTCTAAAAATGATAAAGGGTCACTGAAAATATGTATCGCTATATAAAAAGTCATGATAAATATGTGAACATAAAACTCATAACAGTGGGTTTTACCCGTCCAACAGTGGAGTTATGGAGTCTGATGGACTTCAGAACGTAAGAAGATCTAGGCCTCGTTGTGTTGGACCTTAGAAAGAGCAGCCTGTTGCTGTAGGAGCTCTTCTGTTTGGGGGGACAGAGTTCAGGGGGTGGGCTCTTGCTGCTCCTCTACGCTTTGAGGTTGGATTTTGTTCTTGCTTCCATGAGTGTCTCCACCGAGTCCAGACTCACACCTATTATAGACTCAGCTCTTATGACAAGTCTATTCAGTCTCTTCTGGCACAGCCTCCCCAGCACACTACTGCATATGAAACTAGAACAGTTGTATACCTGTGATAAtagtagtgtgaatgctttttgctgaatgtagtcactgaagatgctgaagcttttttctgaaaatggtgacacaatttacttaaactgctgaagggatttgtgggaaatgaaaaagctatttgcaaaatgttacatttgcaaaaagactggaaatgtcgtTAGAGAattatgaaagagtgctgaagctgacttaatttttttttttcatttgtagtaaaattgcttaaaaatccccaagacatgccaattttgcaaaaatatttagtgtgttgcttaaatattagctaaactccaaaatggcctaaaattcttcagtacactaaattagtcaaaaatgttagtgttcctaaaatagaagctaacttTAAATTATCCGATAAAACCTTTAGTAGaaggttagcatgttactaaaaaatTAGGTATACtccaatttagcataaaaattgttaggagatgccaaattagccaaaaaagctagctaattgcttaagtactagctaaactgcaaaatagtctaaaattacTCTGTAAACTACATTAGTCAAAattgttagcctgttgctgaaaaactctaaatcagcctaaaaagcCCCAGTAATTAGCAAATTAGTCCaaatgttagcatgtggctaGAATAATTGGTAAgctctattttttaataattactattaaagatgaaaacatagcccgtgaatatatttaaaggtttgttgctaatctactttagaattttgacatttcctatgaggcatattttgttaaatatttcaaaaactacaaagtttatgaataccaaaaatacaagcagtaatgtcctgaacgagctgaacgttttaataCAAGTTAGTTGAAATCAtcgaaagtgtgattgagtttttatgtgctaaaaACGTTCAGAagggagcaggagaatcactatagtgtgaatgtttactaaatATTCACACAGAGATGCTGGAGACGACTGACTGGTAAAACGTGCAGAAGCTTCGAGCAGATGTTTCAGCTGGCCACTCTCCTCTGGAAATACATCCTGTTCTGACCTTTTTGTACACCCCCTGAGTGTGAGTCGACCAGTCCAACTTGCTGTCCAGCTGCAGACTCAGGTATCCGTAGGTGGAGAGAATCTCGACCTCCACTCCATCAATGGAGACAGGCTGAAGTGATGGAGTGACctcacaaaactccaaaatcttttctttggttttagaAATGTTCAGGGGGAGCATGTTCCTCTGGAACCACCCTCTGAAGACTGGGATCCAGCAGGAGGTTGGGACTTTCTTCAGTTGGAGACTGAGGTTGAAGACCAGTTGCATTGACCGCACAGTTCAGCTGCACATGTTTTGAGTTGCCTTGGAGACACTGAGCAGTGGAGGTGGAGGCAAGGTGTTGAGAGCGACAGGTATTAGGGGAGAGGCCTAAACTATGGAAGAAGGCCTTTAGCTCATCAGCTCTCCCTGTCTCCACACACCCAGAACTGTCCACCACTTTGCTGCACCCGGCGATTGCTCTCATGGCCTTCTAGACCTCACGTATGTTGTTATTCATCAACTTTCCTTCCAACCTCTTGCTGTACTCTCTTCTGGTCTGTTTTAGGACAGTTTTAACTGCTCTATGAGTCTCCTTCATCAGGTTTTTCCCCATAGAGCCCACCAACACAGTCCTTCAGAGCTTCCTCTACTTCTGTAGACCACTGTCTGGATTACTGAACTGACGCAGGTCCAAAACACAGGAGGATAAGATGATGTATTTCCTTAGGATTGTTTGAAGGCAGTTTGATGAATCTCAATATTTTCTGTTGGATTTGAGTTAATTAAactgggataaaaaaaacatggattgcACATTGAGTGGGCTTTTCTCTATACATTTTCTGTATCCACGTTatcctgttttggctaaatggttgctggagcctatatgCAGCTACTGTCTGGCAAAGGCAGACACATGATGGACAGTTTGTCAGTCcattatacagaaaaaaaacaacttcactCACTCAAATTCATGCCTAAGGAACAGCTAAGACAATTaacatgaagcatgtttttggactgtgggaggaaatcGTAGAAGGTGTGCTCGGATATATGAACAGGTTGTCTTGGAGGAATCATTGAGAAATCAGCAGTCAGGCAATGTTTAGAAATGGAAGAGCAATCGCTCCATCATCACTGTGCCTGAggttaaaataataatcccCACAAAGACCCATGAGGTTAATTTGATGGGATGTCCAAACCGGAGAAGAGTGAGTTCGTACATTAAAATGATGGTATGTTTGCAGAACATCGGTTTCAAATCTGTTGTCAAAGTCTTGCAAACACACTAAATACACTATTCACAGTAAGTTATAGATATTGTTATTTACTTCATTACTTTTACTATTTGGTctacatttttgtgaaattttccTTTGATATTACCAATaatgaatgaaacaaaaacaacattttcattagttatgataataataaagatattttaGTCCCAATTAACAAAAATTGACCACGTCAATAGCGGGTTTTTCCACGGTTTGCCGCAATGAAAGCTTGACAGCGACGTCTCACTAACCTCATGATGTTctgaggcattttttttatactcaCAGATTACAGAAAATGAAACGTTTTTTCCCTTTAGAACTTTTTTGGCTTTGGTCCTAATAAGTCCTAAGATGCACTGTATACAGTGAGAACAttatgtggaaaacacaaaacGAGGAGTGTCCATCACCCCAACACAATTGCCCCTGTATCACAAACATCTCTGAAGTGAAATGAACACTGTATGAAAGACATCTATTGAGATTTTCAGTATATTCATAACTTATTGGGACTAGAGTCAATAATTTGGTAAGTCACGTAGGAATAAAGtagaaagtgaaaataaaaaaggatttctaatttctcttttaaaacttcatttgaAGCAATGAGATCACAACGTTCACAGTGGTCATTCTTTCATCCTTGTGGTGTAATATACAGACCGAATGATGACCATGTAACCCGGAGTGGCTCCAAGAGAGTTGATGAAGGAGCTGAGGACAGAAACGGCCATGTAGGAGGTGAAACTGCGGCTGCAGTCCTTTGCATGAGGACACTGGCCCAGCTTCACCGACGAGGAGGTGCCGGCTGAAGAGGATGTGGACACACAGCTGCAGTTGTGAAAGACCTGGAAAAGACATGAGATGACACCAACATGACAAAATTATGGTTGCATGAGTGAACTAATGctgcaaaatgtgaaaaatgtaggAATTGCTCAATTTCAAATGGAAAAACTGCTTCCATCTTTATGAGTGTTGTACCTTACCGTGTTTTTTCCGTATCCACTGTAGTTGAGACAGCCTGCCATGCATGGAGAGATGTACGTGATTCCACTGTCTGAGCAGACAGGGTCCCACTCGTCTGCTGAACATGAGCAGTCTCTGTTGCACTCGGAAAAGAGCGCTCCTGCATCATATGATAAACTCTGTGTTCTGCGTGGGATGGAGTTTTTATGTCAGAGTCATTGAAAGAAACACAACTGTAAAAGGTTTAagcttaaaaactaattttctcTAAGATAATTCCAGATATAGTTTGACcatacttattattttttcctagcATTGCTGCTACTATCACTGCCATCAAACCGCAGTTTGGTGGAGGATTCAAAACACAATGAGTCATACTGTGCTACAGCTTTTATGGCTTTTTAGATTGCTTGGGAGAACCCATATGGAGAATTGACCCTGTAAGAGTGCAATAGCAGTTTTGGTTGTCCAGGCCTGTAAAGAGTAGACAGGAGCAGCAGCATCTTAAGgagtgtcttgcagttccttcTAGGCTTGTATGGCCACTTTAACCCTTGAGCTATCCTATGTATGCTGATGTTGGGAgcagggtcatctggaccccacaattAGGTgtgctgaacctttttttttatgatttttgattttcactggtgtccgtgacaGACCACCTTCATCCACAGTTATCATGGGATGGATAATACGCGCGACATTATGGTCAAGTGCACTCTAGCTCTGCTTGCGGAGAAACTTTCTGCGCATgagtgaaaaatgacttttgacaACTGGGGGCGGAGACAGAGTGCTGCGCTGGCTTTCTTCTGATTAGTCAGTTAAAAAGGATTCCTCAAATTACAATGTataaattgaatgtttttattgttactgttTTAATATAGTTTACTGGTAAACAAGAAAGATTTGCCACAGGCTAAGTAACTGTGGCAGCATTTAAAGAACACTCttggaatgaatgaatgaatgaataaatgaatgaatgaatgaatgaaatggtttatttcaagcaatcagatcataatacataacatatcacttaatgaatcacaagtagattgcttgaaatggagtggaaggaagtgaacttatataatcccaccctgactcgaccattttctctacatgaatgatcaatatccggttcaggacttaatatcaaatattaataaaatcaggctattaaagatcattgatgtaatcaagtttcaaagcatccacgacaaatcatttataataattagtaacaataatctaatgttctcattgaaaaaagacactttgtacagattgtattcaaaaaattatgataatacaaaaagtaataattaaatcatctttatttgcagtaaaaatctaaatattctcattaaaaatgagaggatgaaggaggaaacatgcttttttgtttgtttgtttttttgaggcccagagagacagagtgagaGTCATGTAAAGTACACAGTCTGTtgttctggatttaaaaaactatttatgctgagcaatactccaaagcATAATTAGAATTGTTTTTGATGAGCATAGATTGGTAATAGACATTAGGGGGTGTGGGGGCGAGACGGGGATGAGGATCTTCTCTATAGTCGCAGACGGTCTCCGGTCTCTAACCCCACCAATCAGAGAGAACACGGTATTTCTAAAGTCTTAGACGTTCTTTAAAGTCAGACATGCCATTGTCTCCACAATGTTTCGTCTAcagcaggggtagggaaccctggtcctcgagagccaccgtcctgcatgttttccaatatacttTTTCCAATatcacctgaaccaggtaatcagtcatgagtagggactggttcaggtgtgtccagccaataagaacatgccagagcagggtatattggaaaacatgcaggaaggcggctctcgaggaccagggttacCTACCTTTGGTCTACAGTCTCCTCTGCAAATGTAAACTTCCTGTCTACGTTGGTTTAGAAGGCGTCATCCTCAAAATAGGCCAATCAGAAGAAAGCCAGTACAGTCCTCTGCCTCCGCCCCAATtgtcaaaagtcatttttcaccCACACGCAGAAAGTTTCTCCCTGAGCAGAGCCAGAGTCCCCATGAGTGCACATGACCAAAATGTCGCACGTGTCCGTTCCCTGAGATTCTGCTGCGGAGGATTAAACACGAGCGTGCAGGAGCAGAAAGCGCTTGTGGGGGTCGGAATTATGAGCGAGGAATGTTTGATACGTGtgtggagatgtcttatttctgcgtggagttttgacatataAAAATGCCATACCATCGGACACCCGTATACCCACATAAACTATGctctatatttttatatttctaacaCTCAGACTACACACAAGGAACCTGCAATGAGCGTGCACTTATCACAAAAACGGCCCTCATCTTTCtcagtttgtgggctttgtggGGCccgaaaaaagaaaattatctaTGACATGCTACCCACTTCACCCTTATTTTACCTTATGCGTCGTACAAGTGTTCATTATGACCAGTCGCCCATGGAaaagacagaataaaaatgtacatacaCGTTTTTGCTCTACGGGCTCACAGAGGTCTCTCTTGCTATTTTGTGAAGGCCACCTGTTAAGATATCCACCCAGAAGGGCAGTTGTAACGAGGCTTTAGCTATTGCCGTAAGATTTTGATGAATTCTTCTGCCCCACAGTAAACTCTTAGGCCAGAACTAAAACAGCAGAATTTCCCTCTTCTCTGATCCAAATAATTATCTGGCGAGCCACAGTACTTACCCATTGTACGACACAGTGAGCCCAGCCACAGGGATATTATCACACTTGGTACCAAACTGAAGCAGTAACAGGAGGTATGCCATGAAGGATGTAGCAAAGGAGAGCTGAGCTCCTGATACCACACTCAGCTTGTACCTTCTCATCAGGAGCCCCCCCAGGAAAATCCCCACTGCTACAGCCGGCAGGTTCAGCACCCCTAAACCAAAGAGGAGACACTCACATTGTTGAAATGCAATTTGATCCAAATTTAAAGCCAATCTGAAAGCATTGATTGTTGCAGTTCTTAGAATGACCACTGGAGTCTGGTTTAAAAGTGAGCAACTTCAGAATTGACTCCCACGTTACAGAGTTTGACTTTTAGAGGGGATTAATGAGCCTAATGAATTTAACTTTAGCAATGAATGTGttcatttaaggtttttttttgtaattatcaTTGACTTACATTATTCTTTACTTTACAGGTCTTTATTATAAGGACAATTATATTGTTGGCCTACAGCAActaaatctattatttttaatatgaaaacaaTGAGcacttttatgtaaaaatatttgttttactttactgTTAACAGaatgaaaagaataaattattGCACACACAAGcaacacaagtttctacaatcATTTGAGCCCTACATACATAATCAGCGTCAATTCAATACGCATTGAAAGTTATACCAGGttaaattttgaccaatcaggagctatGATTTGGTAGTGAGGTATGGATGGCATCCtgtttaattcacagaagtaccaaccatttgaaaattgatcatggaggagatatttaaattgcggtttgtgcccggaTGGAAATATACTGTATTACAGCAGGTCTTTCAAATGAATAGAGCTGTGATAGGAAAAGTCTGTAGCAAGATTCATGAAGTTTGCACCATGTCGGCATTTCACACGTTGCTTCACGTTGGTTTTGAACCACCTGAAGCTTATATGGATGGACTTTCACGGGAGACTGGCATAGAGAATGGAGTATGAAACGTGAATAAAGCATGGACTACTACAGTTTTGGTGGAATGCATAAGAAACTGTTAGACCGATTCATTTTGCACAAGTGGAGAAACACAGTTTGTATGAATCTAACACTGAGTGACAAAAGACAGAGTGGAAAGTAAAGAAtgccccccgggccttgactttgacatgtagTTTGACTCACAAACACAGCTGTTCAACAAGCAGCATGAACATATTTCTTACCAATGAGGAAGTTGGCTCTGGATGCGGATTGTCCAAACTGCTGCTCCATATATTTAGCTTTGAAAGTGAAAAGCCCGATAAAGGAGTTGAATTTCAGGATGCTTGCACACAGAAGGAGGAAGTAAGAAGGTGTTCCCAGCAGGCGTTTCAGTGATGGGACGAACCCTAGGAGGGAAAACAAACTCCAACTGAAAGGAAACCTGATAAATGTGctctcacacacatacaaacaggAGGATGTTCTATGGCTCTACCTTTGGCGATTTCCTTCAGCTTAAGTTTGTGTTTGACGTTCACTGCATCTTTGGGTCCATGTGGAGTCATGACAGCTCCCAGCTTGGGCAGGGAGCGGGGTAGGAACCAGAAGGGAATGCTGGAGATGAAAAGGAGGCCAGAGGACACCAGGAATCCCAACCACCAGGCGCCCACCCAGCGGGCATCTTTCATAGTGATCGTCACGCTATCTGCACCGTGACAGAAAAGATATGAGCAAATGCACAAAGCAGGGATTGTAAAATAGCCCTACAAACActagatttttaatttgtacctgtttttgtgacaaacatgAACCAGACCAAAAAATGATTGACTGAGAGAAACTCAATCCTGTTTCTCACAGACAAGTGACCATTTTATCAGACCTTTGCACTGTGAACAGCAGGCTCGATCCAAATGAGGCTGTAGTCACAGGCGCTCTGTCAAACGTGCAGGTTCTTGCCAAAAAAACACTCAGTTTGCcatgaaaaatagtttttttttctctttttcaatgGAGATCAAACGTGTCAAATatatgaaaaagaagaaaaacaacggAGCATTTGCTGATAATGAACACACTACTACTCTAACCCACCTCAGacaacttttaaatgtatttcgaCGCCTGATTTCTACCTCTAATTTTTATATGTTAGACAATATACAAAAGGGTTCAGGCAAGGTTAAAAGTCAAAGTC encodes:
- the LOC112160226 gene encoding solute carrier organic anion transporter family member 1C1 isoform X2, which gives rise to MKQSAQSTGSRWTPRMEEGSQDTSQMTSQQALCDPTEEKTAKHSGLTTLKLFIVALSFSYFSKALTGTYMKSSITQIERRFDLSSTHIGLIDGSFEMGNLLFLAVVSHFGAQLHRPRLIAVGCFLMSVGALLTGLTHFFMGRYRYNTAIPALQNNSSIIAACMDPQKIADTQESLIEPSLEDKKACVREPESHMWIYVFLGNALRGVGETPVTPLGISYIDDFAKPENSPFYIACLQTITLLGPMFGFLMGSYCAKLYVDIGYVHMDSVTITMKDARWVGAWWLGFLVSSGLLFISSIPFWFLPRSLPKLGAVMTPHGPKDAVNVKHKLKLKEIAKGFVPSLKRLLGTPSYFLLLCASILKFNSFIGLFTFKAKYMEQQFGQSASRANFLIGVLNLPAVAVGIFLGGLLMRRYKLSVVSGAQLSFATSFMAYLLLLLQFGTKCDNIPVAGLTVSYNGTQSLSYDAGALFSECNRDCSCSADEWDPVCSDSGITYISPCMAGCLNYSGYGKNTVFHNCSCVSTSSSAGTSSSVKLGQCPHAKDCSRSFTSYMAVSVLSSFINSLGATPGYMVIIRCISPELKSLALGIQVLVTRTLGGIPAPVYFGALIDSTCLKWSVKKCGGKGACRLYESDMYRVIFLGLITCLSGSSYFFMIAVIILLRQQFCGQDEEKETQRSNPSKDIELKVPSNPTEGAGTSMSPKLPHDPEGTTDCEKEQVVDRKGQPSQDNEPKGCTQTTTEFTLHVTDEAGKDLVCWEPDPQIEINHSDDKSKVEKGS
- the LOC112160226 gene encoding solute carrier organic anion transporter family member 1C1 isoform X1 — translated: MKTLTFLSVHVKPYYVFWIIILLNFDHLLQSTGSRWTPRMEEGSQDTSQMTSQQALCDPTEEKTAKHSGLTTLKLFIVALSFSYFSKALTGTYMKSSITQIERRFDLSSTHIGLIDGSFEMGNLLFLAVVSHFGAQLHRPRLIAVGCFLMSVGALLTGLTHFFMGRYRYNTAIPALQNNSSIIAACMDPQKIADTQESLIEPSLEDKKACVREPESHMWIYVFLGNALRGVGETPVTPLGISYIDDFAKPENSPFYIACLQTITLLGPMFGFLMGSYCAKLYVDIGYVHMDSVTITMKDARWVGAWWLGFLVSSGLLFISSIPFWFLPRSLPKLGAVMTPHGPKDAVNVKHKLKLKEIAKGFVPSLKRLLGTPSYFLLLCASILKFNSFIGLFTFKAKYMEQQFGQSASRANFLIGVLNLPAVAVGIFLGGLLMRRYKLSVVSGAQLSFATSFMAYLLLLLQFGTKCDNIPVAGLTVSYNGTQSLSYDAGALFSECNRDCSCSADEWDPVCSDSGITYISPCMAGCLNYSGYGKNTVFHNCSCVSTSSSAGTSSSVKLGQCPHAKDCSRSFTSYMAVSVLSSFINSLGATPGYMVIIRCISPELKSLALGIQVLVTRTLGGIPAPVYFGALIDSTCLKWSVKKCGGKGACRLYESDMYRVIFLGLITCLSGSSYFFMIAVIILLRQQFCGQDEEKETQRSNPSKDIELKVPSNPTEGAGTSMSPKLPHDPEGTTDCEKEQVVDRKGQPSQDNEPKGCTQTTTEFTLHVTDEAGKDLVCWEPDPQIEINHSDDKSKVEKGS